Genomic window (Corynebacterium simulans):
TTAAATCTCTTCACACTTTATCAAAATTTGTGACGCTGCCAACATCCTAAACTTTTAACGTTTACCAATAGGGTGACCGAAATTAGGTTAGACTGTGCCTCATGCTCCACACAGAACCGACTTTACCTGCAGATCTTCTCCCCATCGACGGTCGCTTCGGATGCGGCCCTTCCAAGGTACGACCCGCCCAAATTGAGGCAATTACTGCGGGGGCTAAATCCATCATCGGCACTTCTCATCGCCAGCCCGCCGTGAAAAACGTGGTGGGTTCGATTCGCGAGGGATTGCGAGATCTATTCAAGCTTCCAGACGGCTATGAGATTATTCTTTCGGCCGGCGGCGCCACCGCTTTTTGGGACGCCGCGACGTTCGGCCTCATCGAAAATAAGTCCGCGCATTTGACCTACGGAGAGTTCTCTTCGAAGTTTGCCAAGGCAAGTATTGGTGCACCGTGGCTCACAGCGCCCATCGTTTACGACTTCCCCGCCGGCACCGCTCCCGACCCACGCACGGTGGATTTCGGCGATGCTGACGTTGTGGCGTGGGCACACAATGAGACCTCGACGGGCGCGATGGTTGACGTGCTGCGCCCACAGCCAAATAATCCGGAGCAACTCGTTGTCATCGATGCGACCTCGGGCGCTGGCGGATTGCCCATCACGATGGCCGAGGCTGACGTCTACTATTTCTCGCCGCAGAAGTGCTTCGCATCCGAAGGTGGGCTCTGGCTCGCGGCGGTCTCCCCTGCTGCGATTGAACGCATCGCAAAGCTTAATGCTGCACAACGTTATATCCCGGCTTTCCTGAACCTGCAGACCGCCGTGGATAACTCGCGCAAGAACCAGACCTATAACACTCCAGCCGTGTCTACTCTTCTGATGCTGGAAAATCAGGTCCGCTGGATGAACGACAACGGCGGGCTCGACGGTATGGTTACGCGCACCACAGCTTCCTCCACCATTGTTTATGACTGGGCCGCATCGCGAAAAGAGGCCAAGCCTTTCGTCGCCGAGCCCGCTGGCCGCTCGTTAGTCGTGGCAACCATCGACTTTGACGAGACCGTGGATGCTACGGCCTTAGCCAAGGCCTTGCGGGCGAACGGCATCGTGGATGTCGAACCTTATCGCAAGCTAGGGCGCAACCAACTGCGAATTGGTATGTTCCCCGCGATTGAGCCAGACGACGTCGCAAAGCTCACGCAAGCAATCGACTACCTCCTGGATAGGCACTAAGCGCAACTGACAGGGCTTTTCCAGCCAACATGCCCCGCGTTCTTCATAAGGCGCGGGGCTTTCTGGGTTAAAGTGGATTTCATCACACGCACCTCGTTGGGGTGTGGATCGATTGCACTAGTCGCAATGCCTAGATGCGGTTTTAAATAAACTGTCAGTATCCAAATCCGTTGTCCGAATCCGTCGACAAGCAAAAGGAGCGCCCCTCAATGCGCGAGCTCTTCCTCGCAAAAAGCGACTCAACCACTACTTCTTTGGTCATGGAAACCGAAGAAGGCGAAGAGTTTTTCCTGGCCGTCACCGACGATCTCCGCGAGATTCTAGGCGCACCTAAGCCAGAGGATGACGCATGGGGCAATGTCTCCAGGCTCCCGTTCGCGGCGGACGCAGATGACTCTACGGATGCTGCAGATTCTGTGAATTCTGCAGCATCCAGCGACGCAGACTCGGCTGCAAGCACCGCCTCCGCTGGCGAACACGAACAGCGCGACGCGGAAGCAAAGAAAGATGACGACGAGTCATCCACCGCGGCTGAGTCCACTGACTCCACTGCGCCTGCTGAGCCACAGCTGACCACAACCACTCCGGCGCCTATTTCGCAGCCGCGCTCTGGCATGCGTGACCACGGCGACTCCCGCCCGCACGCAATCAGCCTGCGCCCGGCGGAAATTCAGGCCCGCATCCGCGCTGGCGCATCTGCTGCAGAGATCGCCGAGGAAATTGGCGCCCCCGAATCCCGCATCGAGCCTTTCGCACACCCGGTACTGCTGGAGCGCGCCCGCATTGCCGACGTCGCCAAGCAGGCCCACCCCATCCGCGAAGACGGCCCGGCCAAGCTGACTCTCTGGGAGATTCTCGCCACGGCCTTTGCCGCACGCGGCCACTCCCTCTCCGAGTCGACCTGGGATGCCTACCGCCATCAGGGCGAACCGTGGATCCTTCGCATCACGTGGAAGGCTGGCTTGTCTGAGAACGAGGCGGAGTGGACCTTCAAGCAGTCCATGTCCTCACCGGCTACCGTGGAGGCTCGCAACTCCGTTGCCGCCGATCTCACCGACCCTGACTTCGTACAACCAGTGCGTTCCCTGACCTCCGTCGGCCGCGGCGAGCGCTATGACAAGGCCATAGACGGCGAGACGCCGAGCGCAGTCACCAACATCACCGACTTCACTGCACCGACGGTCGTACCGGATCCGCAACCTGCTGATGTCGAAGCGGACTCCGCCAATGCAGACTCCGGCGCTACCGGCGCGGCCCGCCCTGCTGGCGCCGCTGAAACTCAGGCTTCTGGTTCAAAGGCCTCCACAGCTACCGAATCTGCGTCGGATAAGTCGAAGGCAGAAAGCACCGATGAAGAGTTCCTGCAGAACCCATCGCCGGAGCCAAAGCCAAAGAGCCGCCGTCGCCGCGCTACGACCCCACACTGGGAAGACGTCCTGCTCGGAGTGCGCTCTAACACCAAGCGTCCGCGCGAGTGAACGCGAGTGGATTGACAGCCAAGAAAAGTAATTAAGCGAGTTTTTACCGTGGACCCTAAACCTGTTCTCACTCTCTGGTACGTCACTGTCGAAGATCCCGCTGCTGTGCTGCGGGAGGAGCCAAAGGCCGATCGCGGCTTTGGCCGGAAATTCTTGGCACAACTCAATCCCAACCTGCCCGTAACCCCCATCGGGCAATTTCCTCTCAATCGCTCTGCCCAGGCTGGCGATAGCGAGTACTACATCGGCGGATACCCTGGCGTTACCGTGGTTCAGACGGTCATCGAGGAAGAATCCATGGTGCTCTCGCGCCTTCCAGAGCAACTCTTGAAGGCGGTTCCCGCGCTCGAAATCTATGCCTTCGTCTCGCAGGAAAGCACCGGCTATGCCGGTTTTGCGCACTGGACGGCCGGTGAGCTCAAGCGCTGCCTGTGCGGTACGCGCTTTAACCTGCAGGAAGACTCCGGCCTACCAGAGCCCTTTGAGGCGCCGTTCTGGGCCGGTGAAAAATACGAACCGGTCGGCGGTATCTCTCTGCCTTTCGAACCACAGGGCATCACCGAAGCAGCGCAGTCTTATTGGCTCGGCGTGGAAGTAAATGACCAAGGCCCCGACCTCGACGTCGTGGGTTATGCCACCGACGGACGGCCCGAGCCCAAGGTCGCGCCAAAGAAGCCGGAGCGCAGCCTCGGCGCCATCGCCTCTGCTTCCGTGTCCAAGCTCGGCTTCAACGACTACGACGATTACGAGGCCCACGACCAAGAACCAGAGTCCACTGGCGAGGAAATTCTCGAAACCGCCAAACGCCTCGGCGGGCTAATCGGCAGCTACGTGCGTCAAACCTCGAAGTCAATTCGGGAGCGCTGGCGCTCATAAAAAGCGATGGCCGCTGAGGTAGCCACGTTGAGCGAATCTGTACCTGGGGCCATCGGTATGCGTGCGCGCACATCGGTGGCCTTCATCGCATGTTCGGTAAGGCCGGGGCCTTCTGCGCCCACGAGCAGAGCAGCCTTTGAAGCTCCCTTAAGCGCGTCTGCCAAGTGTACAGCCTCTGGGTGCGGGGTCAAGGAAACGAGGCGGAAGTCGGCGTCGCGAAGCGCCTGCAGAGAACGCTGCCACGTGGTGTATCCGCCGTCCAGATGGGCAAAAGGCAAACGCAACACATGGCCCATGGATACGCGCACCGAGCGACGATAGAGCGGGTCTGCTGCGCCCGAACCCAACAGCACGGCGTCAACGTCCATGCCCGCCGCATTGCGGAAGATGGCGCCGATATTTTCGTGGTCACCCACGCCCTCAAGCACCACCACGGTGCTTGCCGTCTCCAAGATCTCGTCCAAGCTCGGCTCAGGCGCGCGGTCTGCGGCAGCCACCAACCCTCGGTGCATGTCAAAGCCGGCGACGGCCGCGAGCGTTTCTCGCGAGACCTCGTACATCGGACAACCTGGATCCCCATACTCTTCCACGTAGGCATCCAGCTTTGCACCAAAACCTACGACGCAGCGCAGCGGGAAACGCGAGTCAGCCAAGCGGGAGACCACCAGATGACCTTCGGCAATGACAAGACCCTCGCCTTTCTTGTCCGACTTATTCAAGTCACGGACGTCATCAAGGCGAGGGTCTAAAGGGTCAGTAATTACTTCACGCATGCACGCTAGCTTAGCGCGTTGGTCAGCGGAGCCATGCCGAAGTAGACCACGAAGAGCGCGGCGATGAGCCACATGAGCCAGTGCACCTGCTTTGCCTTACCGGCAAACGCAGACATCAGGGCGAAGGCGATGAAACCCACGCCGATGCCGTTTGCAATGGAGTAGGTAAACGGCATGACCACGATGGTGAGGAAGGCCGGGATGGCAACTTCCATCTTGGTCCATTCGATGTCCTTGAGCTGGCTTGCCATCATTACGCCGACGATGACCAGAACCGGAGCGGCCGCTTCGATAGGAACGATCTCATAGAGCGGAGTCAAAAACATCGCGAGCAGGAAGATGACACCTGTGGTGATGTTGGCCAGGCCGGTCTTCGCGCCGTCACCAATGCCGGCTGCGGAATCCGCAAAGACGGTGTTGGAGGAAACCGAGCCCAGACCGCCGGCGATGGCGCCGGCGCCTTCTACCACCAGTGCGGTGCGCATGTCTGGCAGGTTGTCATTCTCATCGACCAGCCCTGCCTGCTTGCCCAGTCCATTCATAGTGCCCATGGCGTCGAAGAAGTTCGTCAGCAGCAGGGTGAAGATAAGCAGCACGGTAGCCACGACGCCGAGCTTGGTAAAAGCACCCACGAGGCTGACCTCGCCCACGATGGATAGATCCGGCAGGCCGCCCAAGGAACCAGGAATCTCTGGTGTTGCCATACCCCAGTCCTCAGAGCCGAAGATGGCCTGCAGGATCATTGCGATGACAGTGGTGATGACGATGCCCAGGAACAGGCCGCCGCGGACCTTGCGGATAACCATGAAGGAACAAAGCAAAAGGCCTAGGACGAAGACGAAAGCCGGCCAGGTGGAAATAGAGCCATTGATGCCAAGGCCCACCGGAACCGTGGTGTGCGCTGCATCGGGGACACGCGTTACAAAACCGCCATCGACAAAGCCGATGATGGCGATGAACATGCCGATGCCCACACCCATCGCAGCCTTCATCGAGGCCGGAATGGCATCGAAGACCGCTTGACGGAAGCCCGAGATGGCGAGCAAAACAATGATGATGCCTTCGAGTACCACCAGGCCCATGGCGTCTTTCCACTCCAAGCCTTTGGTGGAGACCATGGTGACGGCAACAAAGGTATTCATACCCAGGCCCGCCGCCATGGCGAATGGATAGCGCGCAATCGCGCCGAAGGCAATGGTCATGATGCCGGCTATTAACGCGGTAGCTGCGGCGACCTGCGGAATTCCCAAGGTACGGCCTGCAGCATCGGGCGAGGTGCCGAGGATGAGCGGGTTGAGAAGAATGATGTAGGCCATCGCGAAGAACGAGACCACGCCGGCGCGAACCTCGGTTCCGATTGTGGAACCGCGTTCAGAGATTTTGAAATAACGATCGAGAGCAGCGTTCATCGCTTTTGAGACAGCCCCTTTACCTAGTGCCAGGAGGATTGAGTTTTACTGGCCTTAGTAAAGTATTTGCGGCTCCAGAAAGCAAACCACGAAAGCGCTAGTAGATAGGTTTTTCGTCGTCAAAAGCGGTTTCGGTCACGGATCCTTCTTCCCGGATTTTTGTCTCCGAATGCGCGCCGCATCCGTATCTTGCGTGCACTACACGGCCATCTGCCGAAAATTCGTTAGCGCACACACCAAAGTTATCCATCAGCTCCAAATAGAAAGCACAGGTCTTACACTGCAGCGGCGCTTGCGCGGCCATCTCGGTATTAGGGCCAAAGGAGCCAGTGCGCCACCTCTTTTTCGCCTCATCTAAACCCTTTGCGGAAAGCTTGCCGTCTTCCAAGCGTTCGTCGTAAGGCGCAGGCGGCATCAAATCGCCCGGGCCCAAATCCCCCGGACGCACGCGCTCGTTATACGGCACCCACTCCGGGGCTTGCAGTGCCTGTTGCCCCGGCACCAGCGCTACCTCGTTAACGGTGATAAAACGCGAGCCCTCCGCGCAGGCCACAACCGCTTGCCATTCCCAGCCTGGGTAGCCTGGCATATCTGCTTCAAAGCGATGGGTTGCGACGTTACGGCCTAGCCCTGCGACTCCGCGGTGCTTGCCGACGCCGCCCTCTCCTACTTCTTCCACTGCAGCGCGAGCAATGCGCACGGCGGTCTTGTTAAGAAGTGGGTTCGTTGGCTCATTCTGCTTAGTCACGCACTACATTATCCATGACATCGTGCACAATGACTTCCATGGGTTCTTCTAAATCTTCTCTCGCTTTGACTTCCACCGCCGTTTTAAGCGCGCTTAGCGCAATCGGCCTGCTTGCCGGTTGCAGCAGTTCAGAGGGCGATTCGCCGGCTC
Coding sequences:
- the serC gene encoding phosphoserine transaminase, translated to MLHTEPTLPADLLPIDGRFGCGPSKVRPAQIEAITAGAKSIIGTSHRQPAVKNVVGSIREGLRDLFKLPDGYEIILSAGGATAFWDAATFGLIENKSAHLTYGEFSSKFAKASIGAPWLTAPIVYDFPAGTAPDPRTVDFGDADVVAWAHNETSTGAMVDVLRPQPNNPEQLVVIDATSGAGGLPITMAEADVYYFSPQKCFASEGGLWLAAVSPAAIERIAKLNAAQRYIPAFLNLQTAVDNSRKNQTYNTPAVSTLLMLENQVRWMNDNGGLDGMVTRTTASSTIVYDWAASRKEAKPFVAEPAGRSLVVATIDFDETVDATALAKALRANGIVDVEPYRKLGRNQLRIGMFPAIEPDDVAKLTQAIDYLLDRH
- the sepH gene encoding septation protein SepH, whose translation is MRELFLAKSDSTTTSLVMETEEGEEFFLAVTDDLREILGAPKPEDDAWGNVSRLPFAADADDSTDAADSVNSAASSDADSAASTASAGEHEQRDAEAKKDDDESSTAAESTDSTAPAEPQLTTTTPAPISQPRSGMRDHGDSRPHAISLRPAEIQARIRAGASAAEIAEEIGAPESRIEPFAHPVLLERARIADVAKQAHPIREDGPAKLTLWEILATAFAARGHSLSESTWDAYRHQGEPWILRITWKAGLSENEAEWTFKQSMSSPATVEARNSVAADLTDPDFVQPVRSLTSVGRGERYDKAIDGETPSAVTNITDFTAPTVVPDPQPADVEADSANADSGATGAARPAGAAETQASGSKASTATESASDKSKAESTDEEFLQNPSPEPKPKSRRRRATTPHWEDVLLGVRSNTKRPRE
- a CDS encoding DUF6928 family protein encodes the protein MDPKPVLTLWYVTVEDPAAVLREEPKADRGFGRKFLAQLNPNLPVTPIGQFPLNRSAQAGDSEYYIGGYPGVTVVQTVIEEESMVLSRLPEQLLKAVPALEIYAFVSQESTGYAGFAHWTAGELKRCLCGTRFNLQEDSGLPEPFEAPFWAGEKYEPVGGISLPFEPQGITEAAQSYWLGVEVNDQGPDLDVVGYATDGRPEPKVAPKKPERSLGAIASASVSKLGFNDYDDYEAHDQEPESTGEEILETAKRLGGLIGSYVRQTSKSIRERWRS
- a CDS encoding TrmH family RNA methyltransferase, whose amino-acid sequence is MREVITDPLDPRLDDVRDLNKSDKKGEGLVIAEGHLVVSRLADSRFPLRCVVGFGAKLDAYVEEYGDPGCPMYEVSRETLAAVAGFDMHRGLVAAADRAPEPSLDEILETASTVVVLEGVGDHENIGAIFRNAAGMDVDAVLLGSGAADPLYRRSVRVSMGHVLRLPFAHLDGGYTTWQRSLQALRDADFRLVSLTPHPEAVHLADALKGASKAALLVGAEGPGLTEHAMKATDVRARIPMAPGTDSLNVATSAAIAFYERQRSRIDFEV
- a CDS encoding NCS2 family permease — protein: MNAALDRYFKISERGSTIGTEVRAGVVSFFAMAYIILLNPLILGTSPDAAGRTLGIPQVAAATALIAGIMTIAFGAIARYPFAMAAGLGMNTFVAVTMVSTKGLEWKDAMGLVVLEGIIIVLLAISGFRQAVFDAIPASMKAAMGVGIGMFIAIIGFVDGGFVTRVPDAAHTTVPVGLGINGSISTWPAFVFVLGLLLCSFMVIRKVRGGLFLGIVITTVIAMILQAIFGSEDWGMATPEIPGSLGGLPDLSIVGEVSLVGAFTKLGVVATVLLIFTLLLTNFFDAMGTMNGLGKQAGLVDENDNLPDMRTALVVEGAGAIAGGLGSVSSNTVFADSAAGIGDGAKTGLANITTGVIFLLAMFLTPLYEIVPIEAAAPVLVIVGVMMASQLKDIEWTKMEVAIPAFLTIVVMPFTYSIANGIGVGFIAFALMSAFAGKAKQVHWLMWLIAALFVVYFGMAPLTNALS
- a CDS encoding DUF3027 domain-containing protein, which translates into the protein MTKQNEPTNPLLNKTAVRIARAAVEEVGEGGVGKHRGVAGLGRNVATHRFEADMPGYPGWEWQAVVACAEGSRFITVNEVALVPGQQALQAPEWVPYNERVRPGDLGPGDLMPPAPYDERLEDGKLSAKGLDEAKKRWRTGSFGPNTEMAAQAPLQCKTCAFYLELMDNFGVCANEFSADGRVVHARYGCGAHSETKIREEGSVTETAFDDEKPIY